In Nostoc sp. UHCC 0926, a single genomic region encodes these proteins:
- a CDS encoding Uma2 family endonuclease — MTSATDPSTALTPFPDHTQLPESDGTFVKNWQEHPQSILLTDSITPVLKQLQPEGQYCIGQDLGIYWRLTDPPERGAEAPDWFYVGNVPPLLDGQTRRSYVLWREFIAPLIALEFVSGDGSEERDKTPWQGKFWIYEQVIHPAYYGIYEVKKASVEIHELIGGQYQLLAANERGHYPITRLGVELGLWQGEYQNAQLPWLRWWDLQGNLLLTGQERAEQESQRAEQERQRADRLTAQLRSLGIEPEV, encoded by the coding sequence ATGACCTCTGCAACCGACCCATCCACAGCCCTTACTCCTTTCCCCGACCATACGCAGCTACCAGAGTCTGATGGTACTTTTGTGAAAAATTGGCAAGAGCATCCCCAAAGCATCTTACTCACTGACTCGATTACACCTGTCCTTAAACAATTACAGCCTGAAGGTCAATATTGTATAGGTCAGGACTTAGGTATTTACTGGCGCTTGACAGATCCGCCAGAACGAGGCGCAGAAGCACCAGATTGGTTTTATGTAGGAAATGTACCGCCCTTGCTTGATGGACAAACACGGAGGTCTTATGTGCTGTGGCGAGAATTTATTGCCCCATTAATTGCCTTAGAATTTGTCTCTGGAGATGGTAGTGAAGAACGAGATAAAACTCCTTGGCAGGGCAAATTTTGGATTTATGAGCAAGTAATTCATCCGGCTTATTATGGCATTTATGAAGTGAAGAAAGCCAGTGTAGAAATACATGAATTAATTGGTGGACAATATCAGTTATTAGCAGCAAATGAGCGTGGACATTATCCTATTACGCGCTTGGGAGTTGAGTTAGGCTTATGGCAAGGAGAATATCAAAACGCCCAATTGCCCTGGTTGCGTTGGTGGGATTTGCAGGGTAATTTGTTATTGACTGGTCAGGAAAGAGCCGAACAGGAATCCCAACGGGCTGAACAGGAAAGACAAAGAGCCGATCGCTTAACTGCACAATTGCGATCGCTTGGCATTGAACCAGAAGTCTAA